In Rhodothermus marinus DSM 4252, a single genomic region encodes these proteins:
- a CDS encoding RsmB/NOP family class I SAM-dependent RNA methyltransferase: MELPAAFIRYRPIVDDWEAFVATLRRPLPVCVWTNTLRATPEQVKAALEAEGLKPEPLAWRSDAFRLPPNSQPGNRLAYVLGHYHVQEEVSLLPVPLLDPQPGERVLDLCAAPGGKTAQIAVRMQNRGTVVANDRNPLRLRQLSGTIERLGLLNVTTTLHDGADYPLESGPFDRVLVDVPCSCEGNFRKDQQVADAFAGAPELCGLQTALLHRAVTLCRPGGRIVYATCTFAPEENELVVDTVLQRWGEALRLLPARLEGFRGAPGLTEWNGRRLHPSLELALRVWPHLNDTGGFFVAVLERQA, encoded by the coding sequence ATGGAGCTGCCCGCCGCGTTCATCCGATATCGGCCCATTGTGGACGACTGGGAAGCGTTTGTGGCGACGCTCCGGCGGCCGCTGCCGGTGTGCGTGTGGACCAACACGCTGCGCGCTACCCCCGAGCAGGTAAAAGCCGCGCTGGAGGCCGAAGGCCTGAAGCCGGAGCCGCTTGCCTGGCGCTCTGATGCTTTTCGGCTGCCGCCCAACAGCCAGCCCGGCAACCGCTTGGCCTACGTGCTGGGACACTACCACGTGCAGGAAGAGGTCTCGCTGCTGCCGGTGCCACTGCTCGACCCGCAACCCGGCGAGCGTGTGCTGGACCTGTGCGCGGCCCCCGGTGGCAAGACGGCTCAGATCGCCGTCCGCATGCAGAACCGGGGGACGGTCGTGGCCAACGACCGCAACCCGCTGCGCCTGCGTCAGCTCTCGGGCACGATCGAGCGCCTGGGGCTGCTGAACGTCACTACCACACTGCACGACGGCGCCGACTATCCTCTGGAGAGCGGTCCGTTCGATCGCGTGCTGGTCGATGTGCCCTGTTCCTGCGAGGGGAATTTCCGGAAGGACCAGCAGGTAGCCGATGCGTTTGCCGGGGCACCGGAACTCTGCGGGTTGCAGACGGCGCTACTACACCGGGCCGTGACGCTGTGCCGCCCGGGCGGCCGCATCGTCTATGCCACATGCACGTTCGCCCCTGAAGAGAACGAACTGGTTGTCGATACCGTACTCCAGCGCTGGGGCGAAGCCCTGCGACTATTGCCGGCCCGTCTCGAAGGCTTCCGGGGCGCGCCGGGGCTTACCGAGTGGAACGGCCGGCGCCTGCATCCTTCGCTGGAGCTGGCGCTGCGCGTCTGGCCGCACCTGAACGACACGGGTGGTTTCTTTGTAGCCGTACTCGAACGACAGGCCTGA
- a CDS encoding flavin monoamine oxidase family protein: MARAVRERRPHQDVIVVGAGAAGLAAAEALGRAGLSVWLLEARDRIGGRIRTWRDPIFPVPVELGAEFVHGRPAVTLQWLRRAGIGLIRVPEAHGLFLNGRVQAIDLLQTLRPMLERLPDPKAPDLAFSAFLEQNLSGDELTATRAMARIVAEGFEAADPEQLSVQALAEDWRPRGDAADDYPQFRPLGGYDRLIAALYRSLDPDRVHLYLQTVVHTVRWEPGHVEVEAQQAGKKRIFRAQALVLAVPLPLLRGEGECALRFDPPMPERWRSALAQLGMGAAVRVNLCFREAFWERNALLRELAFVHAPDESFTTIWHPLPLHVPVLLAWAGGPAARRLHDWPTEEIIQEALRTIGRISGVRDPGRYLIGACLHDWQRDPFAQGAYSYVRPGGLEARRTLCRPIEDTIFLAGEATDLEESATVAGALQSGYRAARDLLTALAGEPVTVPSD; this comes from the coding sequence ATGGCACGCGCCGTTAGGGAGCGCCGGCCCCATCAGGATGTGATCGTGGTGGGCGCCGGCGCGGCCGGCCTGGCCGCAGCCGAAGCGCTGGGGCGGGCCGGCCTTTCTGTGTGGTTGCTGGAGGCCCGCGATCGGATCGGCGGCCGCATTCGCACCTGGCGCGATCCGATTTTCCCCGTGCCCGTGGAGCTGGGAGCCGAATTCGTACACGGCCGCCCGGCCGTCACCCTGCAATGGCTCCGGCGGGCCGGCATCGGCCTGATCCGCGTTCCGGAGGCGCACGGACTGTTTCTGAATGGCCGGGTGCAGGCGATCGACCTGCTCCAGACGCTTCGCCCCATGCTGGAGCGGTTGCCGGATCCGAAAGCGCCTGACCTTGCTTTTTCTGCATTTCTGGAGCAAAACCTGTCCGGCGACGAACTGACCGCCACGCGGGCGATGGCCCGCATCGTAGCCGAAGGTTTCGAAGCGGCCGATCCCGAACAGCTCAGCGTGCAGGCGCTGGCCGAAGACTGGCGCCCGCGCGGCGACGCGGCCGACGATTACCCGCAGTTTCGTCCGCTGGGTGGATACGACCGGCTGATCGCGGCGCTGTACCGCAGTCTCGACCCCGATCGGGTGCATTTGTATCTGCAGACGGTCGTCCACACGGTGCGCTGGGAGCCCGGACATGTCGAGGTCGAGGCACAACAGGCCGGAAAAAAACGCATCTTTCGGGCGCAGGCCCTGGTGCTGGCCGTACCGCTCCCGCTGCTTCGGGGCGAGGGTGAATGCGCGCTTCGGTTCGATCCGCCGATGCCCGAACGCTGGCGCAGTGCTCTGGCGCAACTGGGTATGGGGGCGGCCGTGCGCGTCAATCTGTGTTTTCGAGAAGCCTTCTGGGAGCGCAACGCCTTGCTTCGGGAGCTGGCCTTTGTCCATGCCCCCGATGAAAGCTTCACCACCATCTGGCATCCGCTGCCGCTGCACGTGCCGGTGCTGCTGGCCTGGGCCGGGGGACCGGCTGCCCGGCGGCTGCACGACTGGCCGACCGAGGAGATCATTCAGGAAGCGCTGCGCACAATCGGTCGCATCTCCGGCGTGCGTGACCCGGGCCGATACCTGATCGGCGCCTGCCTGCACGACTGGCAGCGCGATCCGTTCGCGCAGGGGGCCTACAGCTACGTGCGTCCGGGAGGACTCGAAGCGCGCCGAACCCTGTGCCGGCCTATCGAGGATACCATCTTCCTGGCCGGCGAGGCCACCGATCTCGAGGAATCGGCCACCGTGGCGGGCGCCCTCCAGAGCGGCTATCGGGCTGCCCGGGATCTGCTGACAGCACTTGCCGGCGAGCCGGTCACGGTGCCGTCAGACTGA
- a CDS encoding ferritin-like domain-containing protein produces MSEVKAMETEVKEVTREQLIKGLNEDLAHEYQAIMMYTTYAAMASGIHRPLLKEFFESEIPEELEHAKFLANKITALGGLPSAKPAPVKLVESNRAMLEEVLKAETETIARYVQRRKQAEALGDYGLVNDLEEIISDETRHKEETEKLLRGMTEH; encoded by the coding sequence ATGTCGGAGGTGAAAGCCATGGAAACGGAAGTCAAAGAAGTCACGCGGGAGCAGCTCATTAAAGGGCTCAACGAAGACCTGGCGCACGAGTACCAGGCCATCATGATGTACACCACGTATGCGGCCATGGCGAGCGGTATCCATCGGCCGCTGCTGAAGGAGTTCTTTGAAAGCGAAATTCCAGAAGAACTGGAGCACGCAAAATTCCTGGCGAACAAGATCACGGCGCTGGGCGGGTTGCCTTCCGCCAAACCGGCCCCGGTGAAACTGGTGGAAAGTAACCGGGCCATGCTGGAAGAGGTCCTGAAGGCCGAGACCGAGACAATTGCCCGCTATGTGCAGCGCCGGAAGCAGGCGGAAGCGCTGGGAGACTATGGCCTGGTAAACGATCTGGAGGAAATCATCAGCGACGAGACGCGTCACAAGGAAGAGACCGAGAAGTTGCTGCGCGGCATGACGGAGCACTGA
- the xth gene encoding exodeoxyribonuclease III: MIVATWNVNSIRARLERVLQWLDRTEPDIVCLQETKVVDADFPADPFRERGYELAVFGQKAYNGVAILSRLPLQDVRRGLDGEQEARFLQARCGDRLVVCSVYVPNGGTVGSEAWDYKLRWFDRLRAYLERAASPETPLLLAGDFNVAPEPRDVAFPEAWADSVLFHEAARAAFRKLIDWGLVDLIRLHHEGPGPFTWWDYRNLAFPRGDGLRIDHLLATPPVAACCTEAGVHREERKGKKPSDHAPVWARLNL; encoded by the coding sequence ATGATCGTCGCTACCTGGAACGTCAACTCGATCCGCGCCCGTCTGGAGCGGGTGCTGCAGTGGCTGGATCGCACGGAACCCGACATCGTGTGCCTGCAGGAGACCAAAGTCGTTGATGCCGACTTTCCGGCCGATCCGTTTCGCGAACGTGGCTACGAGCTGGCCGTCTTCGGACAGAAAGCCTACAACGGCGTGGCCATCCTGAGCCGGCTGCCCCTGCAGGACGTGCGGCGCGGCCTCGACGGCGAGCAGGAAGCCCGCTTCCTGCAGGCGCGGTGCGGCGACCGACTCGTCGTCTGCAGCGTCTACGTGCCCAACGGTGGGACCGTCGGGTCCGAGGCCTGGGACTACAAGCTGCGCTGGTTCGACCGCCTGCGGGCTTACCTGGAGCGAGCGGCTTCGCCCGAGACGCCACTGTTGCTGGCCGGCGACTTCAACGTGGCGCCGGAGCCCCGCGATGTCGCCTTTCCCGAAGCCTGGGCCGACAGCGTGCTCTTTCACGAAGCGGCACGGGCGGCTTTCCGCAAACTGATCGACTGGGGCCTGGTCGATCTGATCCGGCTTCATCACGAAGGTCCGGGCCCGTTCACCTGGTGGGACTATCGCAACCTGGCCTTCCCCCGGGGCGACGGGCTACGGATCGACCATCTGCTGGCAACACCCCCGGTAGCCGCCTGCTGCACGGAAGCCGGCGTGCATCGGGAAGAACGCAAAGGAAAGAAACCCTCGGATCACGCGCCCGTCTGGGCTCGACTGAACCTGTAA
- the ispE gene encoding 4-(cytidine 5'-diphospho)-2-C-methyl-D-erythritol kinase — MSSTSLTEYAPAKINLGLRVLRRRPDGYHDIETVLLRIPWADRLTWTPEESFAFTCSDPALPTDERNLCVQAARRLAELLRRPPTGRLHLDKRVPYGAGLGSGSSDAAATLRLLLRAWHQSLTPDVLHGLAAALGSDVPFFLLTAPAALATGRGERLQPLPGYRFPFYLAVVVPPLHIATAEAYRLVQPCDGRTPSLVELVRTNDPERWRQALVNDFEAPLFARYPELAALKQWLLEAGAVYAALSGSGSALFGVFTEPTVAQQVAEEARARGLRSWHGQPENAP, encoded by the coding sequence TTGTCGTCAACAAGCCTGACAGAGTACGCGCCGGCCAAGATCAACCTGGGGCTCCGGGTGCTTCGTCGCCGGCCGGACGGCTACCACGATATCGAGACGGTGCTGCTGCGTATTCCCTGGGCCGACCGGCTGACGTGGACGCCCGAGGAGTCCTTCGCGTTCACCTGTTCCGATCCGGCGCTGCCCACCGACGAGCGCAACCTGTGCGTGCAGGCCGCCCGGCGCCTGGCCGAGCTGCTGCGGCGACCGCCGACGGGACGGCTGCATCTGGACAAACGGGTGCCCTACGGGGCCGGACTGGGCAGCGGATCGAGCGATGCGGCTGCCACCCTGCGGTTGCTGCTGCGTGCCTGGCATCAATCGCTGACGCCGGATGTGCTGCACGGGCTGGCCGCAGCGCTGGGCTCGGACGTGCCGTTTTTTCTGCTTACGGCTCCGGCCGCGCTGGCCACCGGACGTGGCGAACGGCTACAGCCGCTTCCCGGGTATCGGTTCCCCTTCTACCTGGCCGTGGTGGTGCCGCCGCTTCACATCGCCACGGCCGAGGCGTACCGACTGGTGCAGCCCTGTGATGGCCGCACGCCGTCGCTCGTGGAGCTGGTACGCACCAACGACCCGGAACGCTGGCGACAGGCGCTCGTGAACGACTTCGAGGCGCCGCTGTTTGCCCGCTATCCGGAGCTGGCCGCGTTGAAGCAGTGGCTGCTGGAGGCCGGGGCCGTCTATGCGGCGCTTTCGGGATCGGGCTCGGCGCTGTTCGGCGTCTTTACGGAACCGACGGTTGCGCAGCAGGTGGCCGAAGAAGCCCGCGCACGCGGCCTGCGCAGCTGGCATGGACAACCCGAGAACGCACCATGA
- a CDS encoding polysaccharide biosynthesis/export family protein — MRRMRWSGFAGGLLWLWLALPLYGQELPQRQGQALSLPLQRLLQQQMERPAEGLALEGPVDAATYRVGPGDVLTVMIGGAFGQTLQAEVSAEGKLTLAELGTLSVAGKTLAAVRDTVRRFLQPHFARVPIDVVLSRPRSFYVHITGAVPNPGRVRTAAVARVSEIVEQAFAPPPDIPSMPSSEAATETPGVPPATFLRTYRAEASEDFMPALRNVLLHRADGSTLRLDLLRYYTTGSLAHNPYLLDGDVIEVPAFHAQRDAVTVQGPIPYPGTYDVRPDDTVLDLLAVAAGPDGLRRLKEIRLIHRAPTPDTVPVVQLIALDTLLQHPERAPSLRAGDRIIVISTETATAAAYGFVRYPGTYPIEHGKTTVRQLIELAGGLLPEANPRAAYIERTRSFYFKGTAQATDLDFFGRFYLHQSLQANRVVVNVADILEGKAPDLPLYDGDRVVIPRDEQTVFVTGHVARPGYVPYHPGQPARYYIAQAGGLGPQPRAIYVFDAGTGQVRQGPDAPVYSGDTIFVDRQPVADTPEVAQLVLNDQISRRQHRILTVQTILTGISTIVGIVTAYAAITR; from the coding sequence ATGCGTCGCATGCGCTGGTCTGGTTTTGCCGGAGGGCTTCTGTGGCTATGGCTTGCCCTTCCGCTTTACGGTCAGGAGCTCCCGCAACGGCAGGGACAGGCGCTGTCGCTACCGCTGCAGCGCCTTTTGCAACAACAAATGGAACGTCCTGCAGAAGGCCTTGCGCTGGAGGGTCCTGTTGATGCGGCGACTTACCGGGTGGGTCCCGGCGACGTGCTGACCGTCATGATCGGCGGGGCGTTCGGACAGACGCTGCAGGCCGAAGTGTCGGCGGAAGGCAAGCTGACGCTGGCCGAACTCGGCACCCTGAGCGTAGCCGGAAAGACCCTGGCGGCCGTACGGGACACGGTACGTCGGTTTCTTCAACCTCATTTTGCCAGGGTTCCGATCGACGTCGTGCTGAGTCGTCCCCGCTCGTTTTATGTGCACATCACCGGCGCCGTCCCCAATCCGGGACGCGTGCGCACAGCCGCGGTGGCACGCGTCAGCGAGATTGTCGAGCAGGCTTTCGCGCCACCCCCGGATATTCCATCCATGCCTTCTTCTGAAGCGGCTACCGAAACGCCCGGGGTACCGCCTGCTACATTCCTCCGCACGTACCGTGCAGAAGCCTCGGAAGACTTTATGCCGGCGCTTCGCAATGTATTGCTTCACCGGGCTGACGGCTCAACGCTACGCCTTGATTTGCTTCGCTACTACACGACAGGCTCTCTCGCGCACAATCCTTACCTGCTGGATGGCGACGTCATTGAAGTCCCCGCGTTTCATGCGCAGCGCGACGCAGTCACCGTGCAGGGGCCGATCCCTTATCCCGGCACCTACGACGTGCGCCCTGATGATACGGTACTGGACCTTTTAGCGGTGGCAGCCGGTCCCGATGGTCTGCGTCGTCTCAAAGAAATTCGGCTCATTCACCGAGCACCTACACCGGACACCGTCCCTGTTGTTCAGCTGATTGCGCTCGACACCCTGTTACAGCATCCGGAACGCGCACCGTCGCTTCGGGCAGGTGATCGCATCATTGTTATCAGCACAGAAACGGCCACAGCTGCAGCTTATGGTTTCGTCCGCTATCCCGGAACCTACCCGATTGAGCACGGGAAGACCACGGTGCGACAGCTGATTGAACTGGCGGGAGGCCTTCTTCCGGAAGCCAATCCCCGGGCTGCCTATATCGAACGCACCCGATCCTTCTACTTCAAGGGTACTGCCCAGGCCACCGATCTGGATTTCTTTGGCCGCTTTTATCTGCATCAATCCCTACAGGCCAACCGGGTTGTGGTCAATGTCGCAGATATTCTGGAAGGGAAAGCTCCCGACCTTCCGCTCTACGACGGCGACCGCGTGGTTATCCCGAGAGATGAACAGACCGTCTTTGTGACCGGCCATGTGGCCAGACCCGGCTACGTTCCTTACCATCCCGGCCAGCCTGCTCGTTACTACATTGCGCAGGCTGGCGGACTAGGTCCTCAACCCCGCGCGATCTATGTCTTCGACGCAGGCACCGGTCAGGTACGTCAGGGACCGGACGCGCCGGTTTATTCCGGCGATACGATTTTTGTCGATCGACAGCCTGTGGCCGACACTCCGGAAGTGGCACAGCTCGTGCTGAATGATCAGATCTCCCGCCGCCAGCATCGCATTCTGACCGTTCAGACCATCCTTACCGGAATCTCCACCATCGTTGGCATCGTTACCGCCTATGCCGCCATCACGCGTTGA
- a CDS encoding GumC family protein: MTTRPTTDAQQERAWDALRRLYRARRLIAGVTAVAALGAVIFSLLLPNWYRATARVLPPASGGLSPLASQLLGNLPGVLGGVLGGSNTAGYERYLSILSSRTMYERLVDRFNLVSVYGLEDEEHPQEAAIEELSDNVSFDVDPDFEYLEISVLDRDPQRAAEMANFMVEELNRINADLMTQSARRYRQYVERRYHEALARLDSVLDAQEAFHKRYGLFDLEAQARGFLEYVATLRAEALQTEMQYEALRAQFGDDNPQVRVLADMKATAERRYREALEGQERLLPVPQQEIPSALRQYFDLERERLLQTRILEVLAPLYEQARFEEERRVEAVQVVDPAVPPVKKAWPRRSLIVLGITLAAFALSVLFVLAHGWWQEQRELLDRHVLQHPSVAASQVPSGETK, from the coding sequence ATGACGACCCGGCCCACAACGGACGCTCAGCAGGAGCGCGCCTGGGACGCGCTGCGTCGGCTCTACCGCGCCCGCCGCCTGATCGCCGGGGTCACGGCGGTTGCGGCCCTCGGCGCCGTGATCTTCAGCCTGCTGCTGCCCAACTGGTACCGGGCCACGGCCCGCGTGCTTCCTCCGGCCAGCGGCGGACTCAGTCCCCTGGCCTCCCAGTTGCTGGGCAATCTGCCCGGCGTCCTGGGCGGCGTGCTGGGCGGTAGCAACACGGCCGGCTACGAGCGCTACCTGAGCATCCTCTCCAGTCGCACGATGTACGAGCGCTTGGTGGATCGCTTCAATCTGGTGTCGGTCTACGGGCTGGAGGACGAAGAACATCCGCAGGAGGCGGCCATCGAAGAACTGAGCGACAACGTCTCGTTCGATGTCGATCCGGACTTCGAGTATCTGGAAATTTCCGTACTCGATCGCGACCCGCAGCGGGCGGCCGAGATGGCCAATTTCATGGTGGAAGAACTCAATCGCATCAATGCCGACCTGATGACGCAGAGCGCCCGGCGCTATCGCCAGTACGTCGAGCGCCGCTACCACGAAGCGCTGGCCCGGCTCGACTCGGTCCTCGACGCCCAGGAGGCCTTCCACAAACGGTATGGCCTGTTCGATCTGGAGGCGCAGGCGCGGGGTTTTCTGGAATACGTGGCCACGCTGCGTGCCGAAGCGCTGCAGACCGAAATGCAGTACGAGGCGCTCCGCGCGCAGTTCGGCGACGACAACCCGCAGGTGCGCGTGCTGGCCGATATGAAGGCGACGGCCGAACGGCGCTACCGGGAAGCCCTTGAAGGCCAGGAGCGTCTGCTGCCCGTCCCGCAGCAGGAGATCCCCTCGGCCCTGCGCCAGTACTTCGACCTGGAGCGCGAGCGCCTGCTGCAAACCCGTATTCTGGAAGTGCTGGCGCCGCTTTACGAGCAGGCCCGCTTCGAAGAGGAGCGGCGCGTCGAGGCCGTGCAGGTGGTCGATCCGGCCGTGCCCCCCGTCAAAAAAGCCTGGCCCCGCCGTTCGCTCATCGTGCTGGGCATTACGCTGGCGGCCTTCGCGCTTTCCGTGCTGTTCGTACTGGCGCACGGCTGGTGGCAGGAACAACGCGAACTGCTGGACCGGCACGTCCTTCAACACCCGAGCGTGGCCGCCTCGCAGGTACCTTCTGGCGAGACGAAGTAA
- a CDS encoding DUF5686 family protein produces MWLLLLFGLLLAPQPDSTRDETLPGLHLRPPVCEEFWELDCRRPRPLAAFAGDFPHRWPFRETALYRSLPGLRYNRVEGLVLGLGTEPLEWTEYDRVRLVGQLAYAFALRRWRYEVGAETVLNPARSEAFYLKLGGGYYRTTRTDDLWKTAPLENTLAAFLFGNDFYALYYETEGWQLYAVQRLTRYAQLGLGFRAEDHRALPQKTRWAMFDHQAAEVNLSAREGRRQAVVLTLDAGRILAYRDLPAGWALRLQAELGRGLGGDFSYNRYVADGRLYLFTGRHSRLNLRLRGGWVDDAVPVQQQFFLGGIGSVRGYAQNSFLGTRMLLGNAELVVQGVSLVPGKVIEDLVFLAFVDAGWVNAFGTNAFRTQDLLSAAGIGLGFDEGRSVRLELAWPLRDLGQGYRPSLWFRISPAF; encoded by the coding sequence ATGTGGCTGCTCCTGCTCTTCGGCCTGCTACTCGCGCCGCAACCCGACTCGACGCGCGACGAAACCCTGCCGGGCCTGCACCTGCGCCCGCCTGTCTGCGAGGAATTCTGGGAACTGGACTGCCGCCGTCCGCGACCGCTGGCCGCCTTCGCGGGCGACTTTCCTCACCGCTGGCCCTTCCGTGAAACGGCCCTGTACCGCTCGCTGCCGGGCCTCCGCTACAACCGGGTAGAAGGGCTGGTGCTGGGCCTGGGCACCGAGCCGCTGGAATGGACCGAATACGACCGCGTACGCCTGGTCGGTCAGCTGGCCTATGCCTTCGCGCTGCGCCGCTGGCGCTACGAAGTCGGGGCCGAAACGGTGCTCAATCCGGCCCGCAGCGAGGCGTTCTACCTCAAGCTGGGCGGCGGCTACTACCGCACCACACGTACCGATGACCTGTGGAAGACCGCCCCGCTGGAAAACACGCTGGCCGCCTTCCTCTTCGGCAACGACTTCTATGCGCTCTACTACGAAACGGAGGGCTGGCAGCTCTATGCCGTGCAGCGGCTGACACGCTATGCCCAGCTGGGTCTGGGCTTCCGCGCCGAAGACCACCGGGCGCTGCCCCAGAAAACCCGATGGGCGATGTTCGACCACCAGGCCGCCGAAGTCAACCTGTCCGCCCGTGAAGGCCGCCGGCAGGCGGTCGTACTAACGCTGGATGCCGGACGCATTCTTGCCTACAGAGACCTGCCCGCCGGCTGGGCGCTGCGTCTGCAGGCGGAACTGGGCCGCGGTCTGGGCGGCGATTTCTCCTACAACCGCTACGTGGCCGACGGACGCCTCTACCTGTTCACCGGCCGCCACAGTCGCCTGAACCTGCGCCTGCGCGGCGGCTGGGTCGACGACGCCGTGCCCGTTCAGCAGCAGTTCTTCCTGGGCGGTATCGGATCGGTGCGCGGCTATGCCCAGAATAGCTTCCTCGGCACGCGGATGCTGCTGGGCAATGCCGAGCTGGTCGTTCAGGGCGTCTCGCTGGTGCCCGGCAAGGTGATCGAAGACCTGGTCTTTCTGGCCTTTGTGGATGCCGGCTGGGTCAACGCCTTCGGCACCAACGCTTTCCGGACGCAGGACCTGCTGAGCGCGGCCGGCATCGGGCTTGGCTTCGACGAAGGCCGGAGCGTGCGTCTGGAGCTGGCCTGGCCGCTGCGCGACCTCGGCCAGGGCTACCGGCCTTCACTCTGGTTCCGCATCAGCCCGGCGTTTTAA
- a CDS encoding anti-sigma factor family protein translates to MREDYHDPDSSQPEQDCPFSDLDELLCEYVDGTMDPAVRQVFEEYLRTNPTLAHHVECLCRTRQLLCQHGACRLRAPDGFQARLRQRLACEMMREQRSLEYLSLPLRSATMLASAVALLVILGMCTGVLLYLEQEPELPGVVVQAARPEPVPAFRLEALAPVRAERRVLPGSYQPDWALSAAWNRKDRAPIHYDTLQTMRFVQRSHGAP, encoded by the coding sequence ATGCGTGAGGATTACCACGATCCCGACTCATCGCAGCCGGAGCAGGACTGTCCCTTCAGCGATCTGGATGAGCTGTTGTGCGAGTATGTGGACGGGACGATGGATCCGGCCGTGCGGCAGGTATTCGAGGAGTACCTGCGCACCAATCCGACGCTGGCACACCACGTAGAATGTCTGTGCCGGACGCGGCAGTTGCTCTGCCAGCATGGCGCCTGCAGGCTGCGGGCACCGGATGGCTTTCAGGCACGGCTGCGGCAGCGGCTGGCCTGCGAGATGATGCGGGAGCAGCGGTCGCTGGAGTACCTGAGCCTGCCGCTGCGTAGCGCCACAATGCTGGCCTCGGCTGTGGCGCTGCTGGTGATTCTGGGGATGTGCACCGGCGTTTTGCTCTACCTGGAGCAGGAACCAGAGCTGCCCGGCGTCGTGGTGCAGGCCGCCAGACCGGAACCCGTTCCTGCGTTTCGGCTCGAAGCGCTTGCGCCGGTGCGCGCCGAGCGTCGGGTACTTCCGGGTTCGTATCAGCCCGACTGGGCGCTGTCGGCCGCGTGGAACCGAAAGGACCGTGCGCCGATTCATTATGACACGCTCCAGACCATGCGCTTCGTGCAAAGAAGCCATGGAGCACCTTGA
- a CDS encoding RNA polymerase sigma factor codes for MNIQQKERVVLRREALQRLPSEENKARYEELQRLSDEDLMSLFQAGTLEAFDILVSRYKDPLANYLYRFLGDPKEVEDLLQETFMRVYRNRHSYRRIAKFSTWLYTIAGNLARSEYRKRKRRRVYSLQSVNRDEEEYEVEIPDETFAPDRHTESTIQDRYIQEALKQIPEEFREVVVLRDVQQLSYEEIAEITGLPMGTVKSRINRGRTKLQALLKDVYPMPEES; via the coding sequence ATGAACATTCAGCAGAAAGAGCGGGTGGTGTTGCGCAGGGAGGCGCTGCAGCGGTTGCCGTCCGAAGAAAACAAGGCGCGCTATGAGGAACTCCAGCGCCTGAGCGACGAGGACCTCATGTCGCTGTTTCAGGCGGGAACGCTGGAGGCCTTCGACATCTTGGTGAGCCGGTACAAGGATCCGCTGGCCAACTACCTGTACCGGTTCCTGGGCGATCCGAAGGAAGTCGAAGACCTCCTGCAGGAGACCTTTATGCGCGTGTATCGCAACCGGCATTCCTATCGCCGGATTGCGAAGTTCTCGACCTGGCTCTACACGATCGCCGGTAACCTGGCGCGCTCCGAGTACCGGAAGCGCAAGCGGCGTCGTGTGTACTCCCTGCAGTCGGTGAACCGGGACGAAGAGGAATACGAGGTCGAGATCCCGGACGAGACGTTCGCCCCGGACCGGCACACCGAGAGCACCATCCAGGACCGCTACATCCAGGAGGCGCTCAAGCAGATCCCGGAGGAATTCCGGGAGGTGGTGGTGCTTCGCGATGTGCAGCAGCTTTCCTACGAGGAGATCGCGGAGATCACCGGTCTGCCGATGGGTACGGTGAAAAGCCGGATCAACCGGGGTCGGACGAAGCTGCAGGCACTGCTCAAGGACGTTTATCCGATGCCCGAGGAATCCTAA